A part of Alkalinema sp. FACHB-956 genomic DNA contains:
- the rpmH gene encoding 50S ribosomal protein L34, with translation MKRTLEGTRRKRRRVSGFRVRMRTHNGRRVIKARRRKGRARLSAA, from the coding sequence ATGAAGCGCACACTCGAGGGCACTCGCCGTAAAAGAAGACGGGTTTCTGGTTTCCGTGTTCGCATGAGAACGCACAATGGTCGTCGCGTCATCAAGGCTCGTCGTCGCAAGGGACGGGCACGCCTGTCCGCAGCTTAG
- the pntA gene encoding Re/Si-specific NAD(P)(+) transhydrogenase subunit alpha — protein MAIAIERNTLSQASQELLTEEKPRLKIGIPKEILAGEARVAATPDTAKTLQKYGFTVLIQTGAGELANFSDETYRQAGCQIIESAEQIWANADIVLKVRPPSLGETQLLREDGTLISFIWAKQNPDLIEALAQRRATVLAMDAVPRISRAQKLDALSSMANIAGYRAVVEAANQFGRFFTGQITAAGKVPPAKVLVIGAGVAGLAAIGAAKNLGAIVRAFDTRPVVKEQVESLGAEFLQVELEEDGSGQGGYAKEMSPEFIKAEMELFAAQAKDVDIIITTALIPGRPAPKLILREAVELMKPGSVVVDLAAEQGGNCELTQPGQIYDHNGVKIIGFTDLPSRMAAQASQLYGNNLCHLLDDMGRNDGYQVDLEDEVVRGALMLHQGDRVEPLPPRPVSVVPQPSPVTSAATPAEVPAAKKLNLSGLWLAIGIAALVAIGLTAPASFLSHFTVFVLACFVGWQVIWNVKPALHTPLMSVTNAISGIIIIGGMVQLSGQFLHPTTLLGAIAILVGTINISGGFLVTQRMLKMFQK, from the coding sequence ATGGCGATCGCAATTGAGAGAAACACGCTATCACAGGCGTCCCAAGAGCTACTGACCGAAGAAAAACCTCGCTTAAAAATTGGGATCCCCAAGGAAATCCTCGCTGGAGAAGCGCGGGTAGCAGCAACGCCGGACACGGCCAAGACGCTGCAAAAATATGGATTTACAGTCCTGATCCAGACGGGTGCGGGAGAGTTGGCTAATTTTTCTGACGAGACTTACCGTCAGGCTGGGTGCCAAATCATTGAGAGTGCTGAGCAGATCTGGGCCAATGCTGACATTGTTTTGAAAGTCCGTCCTCCTAGTTTGGGAGAAACCCAACTCCTGCGGGAAGACGGCACACTCATTAGTTTCATTTGGGCTAAGCAAAATCCTGATTTGATCGAGGCTCTAGCCCAGCGCCGCGCCACGGTTCTAGCGATGGATGCTGTTCCCCGCATCAGCCGTGCCCAGAAGCTGGATGCCCTCAGTTCCATGGCCAATATCGCCGGATATCGGGCAGTGGTGGAAGCAGCGAACCAGTTTGGTCGCTTCTTTACCGGGCAAATTACCGCAGCGGGCAAAGTTCCCCCTGCCAAGGTATTGGTGATTGGGGCCGGAGTTGCAGGTTTAGCGGCGATCGGTGCTGCCAAGAACCTAGGGGCGATCGTGCGGGCCTTTGACACGCGCCCTGTCGTTAAAGAACAGGTAGAAAGCTTGGGGGCGGAATTCCTGCAAGTTGAACTGGAAGAAGATGGGTCTGGGCAAGGCGGCTACGCCAAGGAAATGAGTCCGGAATTTATCAAGGCCGAGATGGAACTGTTCGCAGCCCAGGCCAAGGACGTAGACATCATCATTACAACGGCGCTAATTCCCGGTAGACCCGCACCCAAGCTCATCCTACGGGAAGCGGTGGAACTGATGAAACCGGGTTCGGTGGTTGTGGATTTGGCGGCGGAGCAGGGGGGTAACTGTGAACTGACCCAGCCCGGTCAAATTTACGACCATAACGGGGTCAAAATCATCGGCTTTACCGATCTGCCCAGCCGCATGGCAGCCCAAGCCAGCCAACTCTACGGCAACAACCTCTGCCATCTGCTGGATGATATGGGCCGCAATGATGGCTACCAGGTGGACTTGGAAGATGAAGTGGTGCGGGGAGCGCTCATGCTGCACCAGGGCGATCGGGTGGAACCGTTGCCCCCCCGTCCAGTTTCCGTTGTGCCCCAGCCGTCACCCGTCACCTCGGCGGCTACGCCTGCGGAAGTGCCCGCTGCCAAGAAGCTGAATCTATCGGGTCTCTGGTTGGCGATCGGGATTGCGGCGTTGGTTGCGATCGGGTTGACCGCTCCGGCCTCGTTCCTCTCCCACTTCACCGTATTTGTGCTGGCTTGCTTTGTGGGTTGGCAGGTGATCTGGAATGTGAAACCCGCGCTGCATACGCCCTTGATGAGTGTGACCAATGCCATCAGCGGCATCATCATCATCGGTGGCATGGTGCAACTGTCTGGGCAATTCTTGCATCCGACAACGCTGCTAGGTGCGATCGCGATCCTGGTGGGGACGATCAATATTTCCGGGGGCTTCCTAGTCACCCAACGCATGCTGAAAATGTTTCAGAAATAA
- the coaE gene encoding dephospho-CoA kinase (Dephospho-CoA kinase (CoaE) performs the final step in coenzyme A biosynthesis.), which translates to MNSRAQSTDAVPPAPRIIGLTGGIAMGKTTVSNYLAQVHHLPVLDADLYAREAVAPGSPILAAIADRYGATILNSDGSLDRKQLGTLIFTQPQERQWLEQQIHPFVRQRLQVDRDAHLQADPKSPVVLVIPLLFEAAMTDLVTEIWVIYCPRDRQIQRLMERENLSSEQAIDRIQSQMDIQEKCNRADLVLDNSLTIEGLFQAVDRAVQGIPPRTP; encoded by the coding sequence GTGAATTCACGCGCTCAATCGACGGATGCTGTCCCACCCGCGCCCCGCATTATTGGCCTGACGGGGGGCATCGCCATGGGAAAAACCACGGTTTCCAACTATCTTGCCCAGGTGCATCATTTACCTGTGCTGGATGCGGATCTCTATGCCCGAGAAGCAGTTGCACCGGGGAGTCCGATTTTGGCCGCGATCGCCGATCGTTACGGTGCGACGATCCTGAATTCCGATGGCAGTCTCGATCGCAAACAATTGGGCACCCTGATCTTTACGCAACCCCAGGAACGGCAGTGGCTAGAGCAGCAGATCCATCCCTTTGTGCGGCAACGCTTACAGGTCGATCGGGATGCCCATCTACAGGCCGATCCCAAAAGCCCAGTCGTATTGGTTATTCCCCTACTGTTCGAAGCCGCAATGACCGATCTCGTCACCGAAATTTGGGTGATATACTGCCCCCGAGACCGTCAGATTCAGCGACTCATGGAGCGGGAAAACCTATCCTCTGAGCAGGCGATCGATCGTATCCAAAGTCAGATGGATATTCAGGAAAAGTGCAATCGGGCGGATCTTGTGTTAGATAATTCTTTGACCATTGAGGGACTCTTTCAAGCGGTCGATCGGGCAGTACAAGGGATCCCACCCCGGACTCCTTAA
- a CDS encoding TldD/PmbA family protein, with protein MTFTLHHEADQLSDLIQRYRSQVDYLAIRLESSEGSDILLRGDKIETLSEGMAIGGQVRVCHRGGWGFASFNRLDTLVARIEEAIAAAKLVGNEETLLAPVDPIQTVCTLPLTGSDPRAISLAQKKTLCQHYGDVLRSADPKIATLSVRYGDITQRTLLVTSEGTLIEQSWADMEMRFAATARQGELVQTGRETVGSRSRFEDLTQLDDQVLGAAQRAVAALSLPPVKGGTYTVVIDPILTGLFVHEAFGHLSEADMAYENPDLLETMSLGRRFGPEDLQIFDGAAIAGHRGSYFYDDEGVAATNTQLIQDGVLVGRLHSRETAGKLGETATGNARCLNYHYPPIVRMTNTWIERGKTPVKDLFSGIQEGVYARNWLGGMTNGEMFTFTAGEAWMIRNGELAEPVRDVTLSGNAFQTLADIEGMGDDFYWDESGGCGKGGQSGLAVGCGGPSLRIRDVVVGGEAEEE; from the coding sequence ATGACTTTCACCTTGCATCATGAAGCGGATCAATTATCCGATCTGATTCAGCGCTACCGTAGCCAAGTGGATTACCTCGCCATCCGGCTAGAGTCTTCGGAAGGCTCGGATATCCTATTGCGCGGCGACAAAATTGAAACCCTCAGCGAAGGGATGGCGATCGGGGGACAGGTCCGAGTTTGCCATCGAGGCGGCTGGGGGTTTGCCAGTTTTAATCGGCTGGATACCTTGGTAGCGCGCATTGAAGAAGCGATCGCCGCTGCCAAGCTTGTGGGGAATGAAGAAACGCTTCTTGCCCCTGTGGATCCCATCCAAACCGTCTGCACTTTACCCCTCACGGGCAGCGATCCCCGTGCCATATCCCTTGCTCAGAAAAAAACTCTGTGTCAGCACTACGGCGATGTCTTACGCAGTGCCGATCCCAAGATTGCGACTCTATCTGTACGCTACGGCGATATCACCCAACGCACCTTACTAGTCACGTCAGAAGGCACCTTGATTGAGCAGTCCTGGGCCGATATGGAAATGCGCTTTGCGGCCACAGCGCGGCAGGGAGAACTGGTGCAAACGGGCCGAGAAACCGTCGGCTCCCGTAGTCGCTTTGAGGATTTAACACAGTTAGATGACCAAGTTCTGGGCGCGGCTCAACGGGCGGTTGCAGCGCTTTCCCTGCCGCCCGTGAAAGGGGGCACCTATACCGTTGTGATTGATCCGATTTTAACGGGGCTGTTTGTCCATGAAGCCTTTGGCCATTTGTCAGAAGCGGATATGGCCTACGAAAATCCCGATTTGCTGGAAACCATGAGCCTAGGCCGTCGCTTTGGCCCGGAAGATTTACAAATTTTCGATGGAGCGGCGATCGCGGGGCACCGGGGGAGCTATTTCTACGACGACGAAGGGGTTGCCGCAACCAATACGCAACTGATCCAAGACGGCGTGTTAGTCGGACGACTCCATTCCCGCGAAACCGCTGGGAAGCTAGGCGAAACGGCCACAGGTAACGCCCGCTGCTTGAACTACCATTACCCCCCGATCGTCCGCATGACCAATACCTGGATCGAACGGGGTAAAACCCCTGTCAAAGACCTGTTCAGTGGCATCCAAGAAGGTGTCTATGCCCGCAACTGGCTTGGTGGCATGACCAACGGTGAAATGTTTACCTTTACCGCTGGGGAAGCTTGGATGATTCGCAACGGCGAACTGGCGGAACCTGTACGCGACGTAACCCTCTCCGGTAATGCCTTCCAGACCCTAGCCGACATTGAAGGCATGGGGGATGACTTTTACTGGGATGAGTCCGGCGGCTGCGGCAAGGGTGGTCAAAGTGGATTAGCGGTTGGCTGTGGTGGCCCTAGCTTGCGGATCCGTGATGTGGTTGTCGGTGGGGAAGCGGAGGAAGAGTAG
- the rnpA gene encoding ribonuclease P protein component has protein sequence MALPKANRLKHRQDFDRVYQRGKRRRASCLHLVALRLSPRPSPEAEDPKVLPLQIGISISKKVSKHAVVRNRIKRRIKAALRQFLPRMTTGWKLVVVVRAQAVECDYWKFLQELEQLLVEAEVLHGS, from the coding sequence TTGGCATTGCCTAAAGCCAATCGACTTAAGCATCGGCAAGACTTTGATAGGGTTTATCAGCGAGGCAAACGGCGGCGAGCGAGCTGCTTGCACCTCGTTGCCCTTCGGCTATCTCCTAGGCCATCTCCGGAAGCCGAAGATCCGAAAGTCTTGCCGCTTCAGATTGGCATTTCAATTAGCAAGAAAGTCAGCAAACATGCTGTGGTTCGCAACCGAATTAAGCGCCGGATTAAGGCTGCCCTGCGTCAGTTTTTACCTCGGATGACCACCGGGTGGAAGCTTGTGGTAGTTGTCCGCGCTCAAGCGGTGGAATGCGATTACTGGAAGTTTCTGCAAGAATTAGAGCAGTTATTGGTCGAAGCCGAGGTACTGCATGGCAGTTAA
- a CDS encoding DUF2808 domain-containing protein — MRFSKSSLRRTALAGTIATLTVLSLPVITHSQGLTIFSGVPAEKQLSSRVDFGGNPSAFDRYRLRIDKKKMKLAVAQFVIDYPDYFDGKFDPKNIELYVNRKKVALQEVKWDEENFFIEIFPQEPVPAGSSVEIMLSNVKNPRNNGMYYFNCRVLTPGDVSLLRDIGTWIIEIS, encoded by the coding sequence ATGCGCTTTTCCAAGTCTTCTCTGCGCCGTACAGCCTTGGCTGGCACGATCGCAACCCTGACTGTCCTGAGTCTTCCAGTGATCACCCACTCCCAAGGCTTGACTATCTTCAGCGGCGTCCCTGCGGAAAAACAGTTGAGCTCACGGGTGGATTTCGGCGGCAACCCTAGCGCCTTCGATCGCTATCGCCTACGGATTGACAAGAAAAAAATGAAACTGGCAGTGGCTCAGTTCGTGATTGACTACCCCGATTACTTCGATGGCAAGTTCGATCCCAAAAATATCGAGCTATACGTGAACCGCAAAAAAGTTGCCCTGCAAGAAGTCAAGTGGGATGAAGAGAATTTCTTCATTGAGATTTTTCCGCAGGAACCGGTGCCCGCTGGCAGCAGTGTGGAAATCATGCTGTCCAACGTGAAAAATCCCCGTAACAACGGCATGTACTACTTCAACTGCCGAGTTCTAACCCCAGGGGATGTGTCCCTTCTTCGAGACATCGGAACTTGGATCATTGAAATTAGCTAG
- the yidC gene encoding membrane protein insertase YidC yields the protein MDFGIGFLSNNVMLPILDFFYGIVPSYGLAIVALTLVVRFALYPLSAGSIRNMRRMRVAQPVMQKRMKEVQERYKNDPVKQQEEVSALYKEFGNPLAGCFPLLVQMPVLFALFATLRGSPFSDVPYNIKLQILPPEQAALVQPQAFSTETHNIYLADGLHSPVQALLPGGNKVGVGDKVQVEFQTPEGKPFSALAAEYPDTNLTPRYKVLTGSERVVINEDGTIQATQPGEATVQAFIPGLAADKGFLFIDALGRVGAVDPDGTIHWDIVGMVLFFGVSLYVNQLLSGQGSTGNSQQDTVNKITPVLFSGMFLFFPLPAGVLMYMLIANIFQTLQTFILSREPLPENLQKLVDAEGSGKSAATATVDVSAIPFEPGQKKKKA from the coding sequence ATGGATTTCGGTATCGGTTTTCTTTCAAATAACGTCATGCTGCCGATCCTAGATTTCTTCTACGGGATCGTGCCTAGCTATGGTCTCGCGATCGTGGCACTGACCTTGGTTGTGCGTTTTGCGTTGTATCCCCTCAGTGCAGGTTCGATCCGAAACATGCGCCGGATGCGCGTTGCCCAACCCGTCATGCAAAAACGCATGAAGGAAGTGCAGGAACGGTACAAGAACGATCCGGTTAAACAGCAGGAAGAGGTTAGTGCCCTCTACAAAGAATTTGGTAACCCTCTAGCAGGCTGTTTCCCCCTGCTGGTTCAGATGCCAGTGCTGTTTGCCCTGTTCGCGACCCTGCGGGGATCGCCCTTTTCCGATGTGCCCTACAACATCAAGTTGCAAATCTTGCCACCGGAACAGGCTGCCTTGGTTCAACCCCAGGCTTTTAGCACGGAAACCCACAACATCTACTTAGCTGATGGACTGCATTCCCCGGTACAGGCGCTTCTGCCCGGTGGCAATAAGGTTGGGGTGGGCGACAAAGTGCAAGTGGAGTTCCAGACCCCTGAAGGCAAGCCCTTCTCCGCCCTAGCTGCGGAATATCCCGATACCAACCTAACCCCCCGCTACAAGGTGTTAACCGGTAGCGAACGGGTTGTCATCAACGAAGACGGAACAATCCAAGCTACTCAACCCGGTGAAGCAACGGTTCAGGCGTTCATTCCTGGACTGGCCGCCGATAAGGGCTTCCTGTTCATTGATGCCTTGGGACGGGTTGGTGCGGTCGATCCCGATGGAACCATTCACTGGGATATTGTCGGGATGGTCCTGTTCTTTGGGGTTAGCCTGTATGTGAACCAACTGCTATCCGGCCAAGGTTCCACCGGGAATTCCCAGCAGGATACGGTAAACAAGATTACGCCGGTGCTTTTCTCGGGGATGTTTTTGTTCTTCCCGCTGCCAGCAGGGGTGTTGATGTACATGCTGATTGCTAACATCTTCCAAACCCTGCAAACGTTCATCCTGTCACGGGAGCCGCTGCCGGAAAACCTGCAAAAGCTAGTGGATGCAGAGGGTTCTGGTAAGAGTGCCGCCACTGCGACAGTGGACGTCAGTGCTATCCCGTTTGAACCGGGTCAGAAGAAAAAGAAGGCGTAA
- the pntB gene encoding Re/Si-specific NAD(P)(+) transhydrogenase subunit beta, whose product MFENFSGENFSTVAYIVASALFILSLGGLANQETAKRGNWFGIAGMAIAFLATMLQSDPASYGVLLTVIVPGAIVGSILAARVAMTEMPELVAMLHSFVGLAAVLVGVGNFLYPSELTGVEATIHEIEIYIGIFIGAVTFTGSIVAFGKLRGVVSSKPLMLPARHGLNLAMLAGTISLGYWFMTGGGLNPLLVMAAIAGVLGVHLVMAIGGADMPVVISMLNSYSGWAAAAAGFMLSNDLLIITGALVGSSGAILSYIMCRAMNRSFISVILGGFGTGSGTASAAGIQGEATEISVEDTVELLENASSVIIVPGYGMAVAQAQHPIADLTRSLRDRGVNVRFGIHPVAGRLPGHMNVLLAEANVPYDIVLEMEEINEDFPETDVVLVIGANDTVNPSAEEDPNSPIAGMPVLEVWKAKTVVVMKRSLASGYAGVENPLFFKENSRMLFGDARKVADAILTRMRQLVAA is encoded by the coding sequence ATGTTTGAGAATTTTTCAGGGGAAAATTTTTCCACCGTCGCCTACATCGTGGCGAGTGCGTTGTTCATCCTCAGCTTGGGGGGACTCGCCAATCAGGAAACGGCCAAACGCGGCAACTGGTTTGGGATTGCAGGGATGGCGATCGCGTTTTTGGCGACGATGCTCCAGAGTGATCCCGCCAGCTACGGCGTCTTGCTGACCGTGATTGTGCCAGGGGCGATCGTCGGATCGATCTTGGCGGCGCGGGTGGCCATGACCGAAATGCCGGAACTAGTGGCCATGCTGCATAGCTTCGTGGGCTTGGCAGCGGTGCTGGTGGGCGTGGGCAATTTCCTCTATCCCAGCGAATTGACCGGGGTGGAAGCCACGATCCATGAGATCGAAATCTACATTGGCATTTTCATTGGAGCGGTCACCTTTACCGGGTCGATCGTGGCCTTTGGTAAACTGCGCGGCGTGGTCAGTAGCAAACCGTTAATGCTTCCGGCACGCCATGGTTTGAATCTAGCCATGTTGGCAGGGACGATCTCGTTAGGCTACTGGTTCATGACTGGGGGAGGCTTAAATCCCTTGTTGGTCATGGCGGCGATCGCGGGGGTGCTGGGCGTGCACCTGGTGATGGCGATCGGGGGAGCCGATATGCCCGTGGTGATCTCGATGCTGAACAGCTATTCCGGTTGGGCGGCGGCGGCGGCGGGTTTCATGCTGTCTAACGACCTGCTGATTATCACCGGAGCGTTAGTGGGCAGTAGTGGCGCGATCCTGAGCTACATCATGTGTCGGGCCATGAATCGATCGTTCATTAGCGTGATTCTCGGTGGCTTTGGCACGGGATCGGGAACGGCCAGTGCGGCGGGAATTCAAGGAGAAGCGACGGAAATTTCCGTGGAAGACACCGTTGAACTGTTAGAAAATGCCTCCAGCGTCATTATTGTGCCGGGGTACGGCATGGCCGTGGCGCAGGCGCAGCACCCGATCGCTGACCTGACCCGCAGTTTGCGCGATCGAGGGGTCAACGTTCGCTTTGGCATTCACCCCGTGGCGGGACGCTTACCGGGCCATATGAATGTGCTGTTGGCTGAGGCCAATGTGCCCTACGACATTGTGTTGGAGATGGAGGAAATCAACGAAGATTTCCCCGAAACCGATGTGGTGCTTGTCATTGGGGCCAATGATACGGTGAACCCCAGTGCTGAAGAGGATCCCAATAGCCCGATCGCGGGGATGCCTGTTCTGGAAGTCTGGAAGGCCAAAACCGTCGTTGTAATGAAGCGCAGTTTAGCCAGTGGCTACGCAGGCGTGGAAAATCCCTTGTTCTTTAAGGAAAACAGCCGGATGTTGTTTGGGGATGCCCGCAAGGTGGCAGATGCAATTCTGACTCGGATGCGGCAATTGGTCGCTGCGTAA
- a CDS encoding Npun_R1517 family heterocyst differentiation transcriptional regulator, producing MRYDSLEHNQSEIPEVGVYECEVHLKFRLIEERGVLSNRDQLLEMLLDAFSCGSDEFLEPLQVAVNAQEVSEVQASPKMRRQLIRLRNSKDLL from the coding sequence ATGCGGTACGATTCTCTGGAACATAACCAATCCGAAATCCCAGAGGTTGGCGTATACGAGTGCGAAGTTCACCTCAAGTTTCGCCTGATTGAAGAACGCGGTGTGTTATCCAACCGTGACCAATTGCTGGAAATGCTGCTAGACGCCTTTAGCTGCGGTAGTGATGAATTTTTGGAACCCTTGCAGGTCGCAGTCAATGCCCAAGAAGTCTCAGAAGTTCAGGCTTCTCCCAAGATGCGTCGCCAATTGATTCGCCTCCGCAATTCCAAAGATTTGCTCTAG
- a CDS encoding glycosyltransferase family 39 protein → MNVSRFPRFHFWLLAIVLLIGAGLRLLNLDGKPLWMDEVITGIFSLGHTYDEVPVGQALGLTQIAQWFTLRPETTCGAIAATVSTQSVHPPLFFCWLHSWLGAQQSVLQTVLPSLADNLAWILRSLPVLLGVGAIGAVYGLGTRAFGQRTGLMAAACMAVSPFAVYLSQEARHYTLPMGVITLALLALVQIQQNFEQDRSNRNAWISWVLLNGVGFYIHYFCILATIAQGVALLGARWISARTEQRSATHLQKHKFLSFWPTFVTRTQPQGLWIASLGLLGILGPWLPTFISHMTRPETDWLNDGIPSLLTAIVPLYYVPIGWSLMVISPPVEGNPLSWQIPMVLLVIAFSVWLARQLWRGWQKIWQIPELQGSLLVLGGFIAIVVAEFWAIAILLQKDLTHVPRYNFVYYPAICVVLAAGLAMQSLPRRSRDRGSRTELQPRWMGQLTTPAAIVLCVGCLSSLCVVFNGVFQKPYQPNLVAQRIMQAEAPQATIQVIMGYQTWQEMALGLSFALALEQEQNRINGNDRGSDGGSLGSGRQLSGKFAFLNSSQSYPQLWKKLTQLPTADILWIIAPGLRRSDFPETLSLGSPANPQSCQRDPQRYDRIGIPYQGYRCDRAIR, encoded by the coding sequence ATGAACGTTTCCCGCTTTCCTCGGTTTCACTTTTGGTTACTGGCGATCGTGCTGCTGATCGGGGCGGGACTGCGTCTGCTGAATCTGGACGGCAAACCCCTCTGGATGGATGAGGTGATCACTGGCATTTTCAGCCTGGGTCATACCTACGATGAGGTGCCGGTGGGCCAAGCGTTGGGACTGACGCAGATTGCTCAATGGTTTACCCTGCGACCCGAAACCACCTGCGGCGCGATCGCGGCCACCGTGTCTACCCAATCCGTCCATCCCCCCTTGTTTTTTTGCTGGCTGCATTCCTGGTTGGGGGCTCAACAGTCGGTTCTGCAAACGGTTCTACCCTCGTTGGCGGATAACCTTGCTTGGATTCTGCGATCGCTTCCCGTATTACTGGGCGTTGGGGCGATCGGGGCGGTTTATGGCCTAGGAACCCGAGCCTTTGGCCAACGGACGGGGTTAATGGCGGCAGCTTGTATGGCGGTGTCTCCCTTTGCGGTGTACCTATCCCAGGAAGCGCGCCACTACACCTTGCCGATGGGGGTGATTACCTTGGCACTCTTGGCTTTAGTGCAGATCCAGCAGAATTTTGAACAGGACCGCAGTAACCGCAATGCTTGGATCAGTTGGGTATTGCTGAATGGCGTTGGGTTTTATATTCACTATTTCTGCATCCTGGCCACGATCGCCCAAGGGGTTGCCCTTCTGGGTGCACGGTGGATCAGCGCTAGAACAGAACAGCGATCGGCCACTCATCTCCAAAAACACAAGTTCTTAAGCTTCTGGCCCACTTTCGTTACTAGAACCCAACCGCAGGGCCTCTGGATTGCCTCCTTAGGGTTGCTGGGCATCCTTGGCCCTTGGCTCCCGACCTTTATCAGCCACATGACCCGCCCGGAAACCGATTGGCTCAATGATGGTATTCCTTCCCTGTTAACCGCGATAGTGCCCCTCTATTACGTCCCGATCGGCTGGTCGCTGATGGTGATTTCGCCGCCGGTGGAGGGCAACCCGCTGAGTTGGCAAATTCCCATGGTGTTGCTGGTCATTGCCTTCAGCGTTTGGCTGGCTCGGCAACTGTGGCGGGGCTGGCAAAAAATTTGGCAGATTCCTGAGCTACAGGGCAGTTTATTAGTTCTGGGTGGGTTTATTGCGATCGTGGTTGCGGAATTTTGGGCGATCGCGATTTTGCTACAAAAAGACCTGACCCATGTCCCGCGCTACAACTTTGTCTATTACCCTGCGATTTGCGTAGTGCTGGCGGCTGGGCTGGCGATGCAGTCCTTGCCTCGGCGATCGCGGGATCGGGGGTCTAGAACTGAGCTGCAACCTCGATGGATGGGCCAACTAACCACCCCAGCGGCGATCGTGCTCTGCGTCGGGTGTCTCAGCAGTCTCTGTGTGGTTTTCAATGGCGTCTTTCAAAAACCCTATCAACCCAATCTCGTTGCCCAAAGAATCATGCAAGCCGAGGCCCCCCAAGCCACGATCCAAGTCATTATGGGCTACCAAACTTGGCAAGAAATGGCCTTGGGATTAAGCTTTGCCTTGGCTTTGGAACAGGAACAAAATCGGATCAATGGGAACGATCGGGGTAGCGACGGGGGATCCCTAGGATCCGGCAGGCAATTATCTGGAAAATTCGCATTCCTCAACAGTTCCCAAAGTTATCCACAGTTGTGGAAAAAGCTAACTCAACTTCCCACTGCCGATATTTTGTGGATCATTGCCCCCGGTCTCCGCCGATCGGACTTTCCTGAAACCCTCTCCCTGGGATCCCCAGCCAATCCCCAATCGTGCCAACGGGATCCCCAACGCTACGATCGCATCGGCATTCCCTACCAAGGCTATCGCTGCGATCGGGCGATTCGCTAA
- a CDS encoding PH domain-containing protein, with the protein MAVKEEVYYEGGPHRGDLILNGLLAFTIVCLPLTIGAVVRALWLRYRITDRRVSITGGWRGQDRADAVYSEIDRVISVPRGLGIWGDMVLVLKDGSRLEMKAMPKFREVEAYINERITAKASTTNKTKTSQR; encoded by the coding sequence ATGGCAGTTAAAGAAGAGGTTTACTACGAAGGTGGCCCCCACCGGGGAGATCTAATCCTCAATGGGTTGCTGGCGTTCACAATTGTCTGTCTTCCCCTCACGATCGGGGCTGTGGTTCGTGCCCTGTGGTTGCGCTACCGCATTACCGATCGTCGCGTTAGCATTACGGGCGGTTGGCGGGGGCAGGATCGCGCCGATGCGGTCTATTCAGAAATCGATCGTGTGATTTCCGTTCCCCGAGGCTTAGGCATTTGGGGAGATATGGTTCTGGTACTCAAGGATGGCAGCCGCTTGGAAATGAAAGCGATGCCAAAATTCCGTGAGGTAGAAGCCTATATCAACGAACGGATCACCGCCAAAGCTAGCACAACCAATAAGACCAAGACTTCACAGCGCTAG